The genomic region TGCGGGCACGCCAGCGACCGTGCCTTTGACGATGCCGCGGCCGGCGGCGGGAACCCATCCGACCAGGTTCAAGCCGCCGGTTTCGATCCAAGAATAATCCAGATTGGTTTCCGGTAGTCCGCCGCCGGTGAACACCAGCGCATACGGGCCGTTCAGGATGTTGGTGCGAAACGGCTCGGTCTGCCCTTCGCCGTAGTTGATGATGTAGGTGATTTCCTGGTCGGTGCCGCACTGGTTCAACAGGCTGCGATAGAAGGGCCCGCCGGAATCACCTTCGTGACTGCTCCGGTCCATGAAGACGCCGACGTTGTTGCCCGTCGCGCCGATGAAGGCCCAGTCCAGCAGGCGCATGTTGGAATAATGCTTCGAGCGCGTGGTGCCGTCGGCCATGCCGAAGATGTCGCCGGATTCGATGGCGCCGGTGTTGTTGCGGATGTCCGACGGCGGCGGACCGTTGGGCAGCAGGCTGGACGGGATGCGGACGATGAACCGGCACAATGCCTGCGCCTCCGGCTCCTGCGTGAAATGCGTGGCCATGTAGATGACCGGATCGCCGTTCCGCGCCAGGTAGTAATGGGTCAACACGCCCTGCCCGCTGGCGGGGTCGCCGCTCACGACGGTGATTTTGAGGTGGTTCGTGCCGTAAACCGTGGCGCTGACGGTCACGAGGTTGGTGTAGTTGTAAATCCAGTCGAAGCCGGAGTTGATCTGCGAGCCGCGCGACTGGTCCTGATACTCGACGCCGTTGTAAACCAGGCTCATCAGGTCGCCGGCCGACTGCGTGCTCGAACCATTGTCCGTGCGGCGGACCTTGAAGACCAAACCGGCGCCGGTATCCACCTGGTAATAATCAGCCGCCGTGGTCAGCCCAAACGCGGCTCTCACCTCCCCCGAAATCAAAAGACCGGCGGCCAGCGCGAGGACAAACAAAGCCAGCCGGCATCGCCGGATGCTTTCCTGCGCGGTTCGCCACCGTGAACTCATGAAAGCCAATGACACGACGAATGAAGGTTAGTTCACGCCGCGGGCGCTTTGCCGGGGCGATGGGTTGCTCGGGCCGGCGGCGGTGCGCACGGCGGTGTCCTCGGGCGCGCTCACCACTTCGCCATTCACCCGCACGTTGACGAACTTCAGCCCTGTCGCGTGTTCCACGGTGAAGCCGCTGGCCGCGTCGATGCTCACGTTCTCCAGCGTCACGTTGCGGAGCGGGCTTTCGGGAAGGCCCACCAGCCGGCCGGCAGACTGGCAGTGCGTCGCCCTGAGGTTGCGCACGGTGATGTCGCGAAACACCGGCGTGCCGATCTCCGGCGGCACGGGCGTGCGAAATGCCTCGGGCAGCCACGTCTTGGCCAGCGCGTTCATGTTGAAGTTGAACACGGACGCAATCCCGTCCGCCTCGATGTTCTCGTAAACGATGTCCTCCACCACGCCTCCGCGGTCCATCTTCGTCTTGAACCGCACGACTTCCTGACAGCCGTCTTCGGCCCGGCAATCCGACACGCGCACGTGGCGAATCCCGCCCGACGTCTCGCTGCCAATGACGACCAGCCCGGCGGCGTGGCCCACGCGGCAGTTTTGCACCACCACGTTCTCGGTGGGCCGGTTCACCCGCAACCCGTCGGCGTCACGGCCGGCCTTCAAACAAATCGCATCGTCGTCGCAGACAATGTCGCAGTTCGTGATGACCACGTTGCAGGTGGAATCGATGTCAATGCCGTCCGAACTGGCCGCCTTCACGCCGTCGTGGTGGGCCCGCACCTTGAGGCCATCCACCAACACGCCGTCGCAATAGGTCAGTTGCAGGTGCCAGAAGGCGGAATCCTTCATCAACACGTCGCGCACGGTGACGTTTCGCGAGCGGATGATGTGCACGAGCCGCGGCCGGCCAACCTTGAAATGCGGGTCGAGGCCGTCCGGTTCGGCGCGGCGCACGCCCCAGTATTCCTGCCACCAGCGCAGACCCGAGCCGTCGATGGTGCCCGGGCCGGACAACACCAGATTGGTGACCGAATCCGCGTTGATGAGCGCCGCGGGCCATTTCATTTCCAGCCCGGCAATGCGCGTGTTGATCCACGGATAATCGTTCGTATTTTCGGAACCCTTCAGCACGGCGTCCTGTTCCACACACAGGTTCACGCCCGGCTTCAAGAAAATCGAGCCGGTGACAAACGTTCCCTTGGGCACCACCAAGGTGGCCCCACCCGCCGCGGCGCAACGGTCAATGGCCCGTTGAATCGCGGCCGTGTTGAGCGTCCGGCCGTCGCCGACGGCGCCAAATTCGGTGATGCTGCGCCGCGCGGGCGCAGCCGGTGTGGCTCGGGTGCAGCCAGCCAGCAGTCCGCCGAGCACCAGCCCGGCCAACAATCCCTTCACGCTCACTCTGCCAATCATTGCTGCCACTTTCACTTGCTCCCGTTGCCTGCGGTTTGGGCCGGCGCCACTTCGACCGCATAGACCTGCGGCGAACCGTCGAAATTCCCGCGGAACACGATCCACTGGCCATCGGGAGTGAAATGCACATTCGGCTCCAGTTGGTAATTGTGCCCGGCCATGTTGACGAGGTGCTCGCCGCGCAACGTGCCATCGGCCTGCGGCGTGAACAGCCAGATCCATTTGCCGTCGGTCGCATGCGCCACGTTGCCGGGACCGCCGCCATCCCCGGCAAACCGGCGTTGGTCGCGGGAGATGTTGTAGTGCACCGACCATTCATCCCGCGCCAGGGGGTAACGCGTCTCGCGACCGGTGGCGAGATTCACCCCGGCGAGGAAGAACGTCTGGCCGCGCGGCATTTGCAGGTCGAACCACGCCGTCCTGCCATCCGGGCTCCAGAATTCGTGGCCGGCGATTTCCATTGGCATGGTGCGGGAGTGCATGAGGCGGAGTCCGGAACCATCCGTGCGAATCTGCCAGATGCGGTCCACCAGATGCCACGGACCTTCATGACAAAACATCAACAAGGTCGGATCGGTGGGCGAAAACTGCACGTGCCCAAGCCAGCCTTCATACCGGTAAAATGAATGCGTCCGGCCGGAACTCACATCCACCGTGAACAGTTGCTGGGGACGCTTCGCCGCGAAGATCGTGTTGAACCATTCCGATTTGGGCCGGCCGCGCGTCTCGATGCGCGGGCCGGACTCCACATAAGTCCCGGCGAGCAGGGTTTCGTCGGCGTTCAACGTCGAGATGTGCCAGCCCGGCGGCAGCGTGGCGACGACGCGGGTGGCCTTGGTGTCAATGTCGGTGGCGCAAACCTCCCGACCGCGTTGGTAATACACGCGGCGGCTATGCCGGGCTACCACGCCCTGCCCGGCACCCGCCTCAGTCAGCGATTCGAGGCGCAGCGTCTCGAGATC from Verrucomicrobiia bacterium harbors:
- a CDS encoding glycoside hydrolase family 28 protein gives rise to the protein MKGLLAGLVLGGLLAGCTRATPAAPARRSITEFGAVGDGRTLNTAAIQRAIDRCAAAGGATLVVPKGTFVTGSIFLKPGVNLCVEQDAVLKGSENTNDYPWINTRIAGLEMKWPAALINADSVTNLVLSGPGTIDGSGLRWWQEYWGVRRAEPDGLDPHFKVGRPRLVHIIRSRNVTVRDVLMKDSAFWHLQLTYCDGVLVDGLKVRAHHDGVKAASSDGIDIDSTCNVVITNCDIVCDDDAICLKAGRDADGLRVNRPTENVVVQNCRVGHAAGLVVIGSETSGGIRHVRVSDCRAEDGCQEVVRFKTKMDRGGVVEDIVYENIEADGIASVFNFNMNALAKTWLPEAFRTPVPPEIGTPVFRDITVRNLRATHCQSAGRLVGLPESPLRNVTLENVSIDAASGFTVEHATGLKFVNVRVNGEVVSAPEDTAVRTAAGPSNPSPRQSARGVN
- a CDS encoding oligogalacturonate lyase family protein, with amino-acid sequence MKTIAVLGAAGLSALITVTGCRTGAADKTAGLRDDWIDPATGHRVIRLSRLPGESQSFYFHQEAFTPSGDKMVFENTQAGASNRLYSVDLETLRLESLTEAGAGQGVVARHSRRVYYQRGREVCATDIDTKATRVVATLPPGWHISTLNADETLLAGTYVESGPRIETRGRPKSEWFNTIFAAKRPQQLFTVDVSSGRTHSFYRYEGWLGHVQFSPTDPTLLMFCHEGPWHLVDRIWQIRTDGSGLRLMHSRTMPMEIAGHEFWSPDGRTAWFDLQMPRGQTFFLAGVNLATGRETRYPLARDEWSVHYNISRDQRRFAGDGGGPGNVAHATDGKWIWLFTPQADGTLRGEHLVNMAGHNYQLEPNVHFTPDGQWIVFRGNFDGSPQVYAVEVAPAQTAGNGSK